The genomic stretch ATTTCATACCCATCATAATAGTATATCCCATAAATCCGGCACCTACTTGTTTTAAAGAAAATGCTTCTTGAAATATACGCTGGAATGCATGAGGAATTCTGCCTGCATTCATAATAAGTATAACTATACCAGCAACTATATATATAACACACATTACTGGAACTAATTTTTCTGTAACAGTGGCTATTCTTTTGATACCGCCTATAATTATAACAGCAGTTAAAGCCACTACTATGACACCGGTTACTATATGAGGCACTCCGAAGTTCTGATTAACAACAGCAGCCATAGCATTAGTCTGTGTCATATTTCCAGCCCCGAAACAAGCTAAAGCAGCAAAAGCAGCAAATATACTTCCAAGCCAAGGAAGATTAGCACCTTTAGATATATAGTACATAGGTCCTCCATGGTGATGACCTTCGCTGTCTTTTACTCTATAATGCACAGCAAGGAGCACTTCCGAGTATTTTGTAACCATACCGAAAAAAGCAGCAAACCACATCCAAAATAATGCCCCGGGACCGCCTGCTACAATTGCAGTGGTAACGCCTGCAATATTTCCGGTTCCAACAGTGCTAGCCAATGCAGTACTAACTGCTTGGAAAGGGGTAATATTATCGTCTGGGTCTTGTTTTTTTGCCAATGCTCCGAAAGTATGCTTTACCCATAAAGGAATCTTGGTTATTTGCAAAAAACCTGTCCTAATGCTTAAAAATATTCCAGTACCTACTAATAGTGTAAGCATTACTGGACCCCATACAAAACTGTTAATGATGCCGTTAATTTTTGCTATCATTTCTACCATAATACTCTCCTTTTTTGTTTAATTTATTTTATGTATTTTTAGTATAACTCCTTATTAAAGATATTATTTTATTTTTTATCAGGCATTTTTATAAACTCTGGTAACTCTATCTCCTATATTAACTAAAACCTCATGGCTGATGCTGTCTATACGTTTAGCCAAAGTATTGGCATTAAGTCTTTTATCATTACCAAATATTAAAACATCATCTTCTGTTTTTATATCATCATTTCCTATCTCTATAATGATAGAATCCATACACACTCTTCCGCGTAAAGGATAATATTTGCCGTTAATTTTTACCTCCCAATTATTAGATAATTTTCTTGAAACCCCATCAGCATAACCTATAGGAACAACAGCTATATTAGTATCCCTATCTGCCCTCCAAGTCATACCATATGAAATACTCTCCCCCTTTTTTATTTTTCTAATTAAAACAACTTTTGATTTCAAATTAAGTATTGGCTTGATACCTAAATCATATGCCTCATCATATGTATAGCCGTATAATATTATACCTGCTCTTACCATATCAAAATATGTATTTTTATATGAAAGTAAAGCAGCAGAATTAGCTGTATGGACATTATTTATCACTATTCCATTACTTTTCAGAGTAGTTATTACATTATTAAAAATGTCTATCTGTCTTTGAGTAAACTCTCTAGAATAGTCATCTTGCATATCAGCAGCAGCATAATGCGTATTTATACCTTCTATACTTAAAGTACTGTAAGATAAAACTTTTTTAGCCAAATCCAAAACGTCCTCAGCCCTAGCCCCCATTCTATTTAGTCCAGTATCTACTTTGATGTATAGTTTCAAAGAACCGCCGTATTTTTTTAGATATCTGTCATAATACTCTAAACATTCATCATTACTTATAATAGGAATCAAATCATACCTGCATACCAATTCTGCTTCCTGTTTAAAATGCTGAAATAATACTATTATAGGCAGTTTAACTCCGCTCTCTCTTATTTTTATACCTTCTTCCACTGTAGCAACACCCAAAGCATCTGCCCCAAACTGCTCTGAAGCCTGAGAAATTTCAACTAAACCATGCCCATAAGCATTAGCCTTTACTATATTTAGTAATTTAACACCATTTGCTATAGAATGTATAATTTCAATATTATTTTTTAGTATTGATAAATCTACTTCCGCTATAGTATAATTAGTCATGATTACTTTCCATAATAATTTTATATTTCCTAGTATAACTATTTTTTATTTTTTTGTCAATAAAATAGTTTTTTATTAATAATTTGATGTGATTTTTTACACTTAAAGAATACAAAAAAGAGTGAGATATTATATCTCACTCTATAGTATATAACAATAATATTAATTTACATTGTAAACATTTCAGGATTTTTATAATCGTCCTTTAACATCTGCAAAACATCTTCATCGCTTTTGAAGTCTTCATTATCCTTTTTGAATTCCTCTTCAAGGCTTTTAAGTTCCATATCCATTTTCTTATCTACTGACATGTCAGTACTATCATTATCTTTTTTATCATTTTCTTCTACATTATCAGCATTAGTAATAAATTTGCTCATAAGTTCATTAAATTTACTGAATATTTCATTCAGCTTACTTGTAGCATTATAGAACTCTTTATTACCTTCAACAGTTTTTACAGAAAGTTCATTCAAAAAGCTCATAGCATGTACAACTTCTTTTGCTCCTGCACTGTTTGCTTCAATAATATCGGAAACTTCTCTGGTAATCTGGTCAAGCAAAGTAATCTGACTGTCTACCACATCACCGCTGTTCATTTGTTCTTTTACGCTTTCTTTAACACCTGTAGTAATATTATTTAAGTGTCTTATAGTTTCAAGTATATCTCTTCCGCCGACTTCAAGCTCGCTGTTTGCAGTATTTATTTCAGAAACAACCCTAGCAGTATTTTCTGACATATCAAGTATATTATCCAAAGACTTACCGCTGTTGCTTGCAAGTTCCACTGTCTCTTCTATTCTTTTTGTAATAGCTTTAATGATATTTGTAATAGATTTAGTATTATCAGCTGTGTGTTCAGCTAAAGACCTAATTTCATCAGCAACAACAGAGAAACCTCTTCCCTGCTCTCCGGCATGTGCTGCCTCAATAGCGGCATTCATCGCAAGAAGGTTAGTCTGTTCAGCAATACCCTGAATAACGTTAACAATCTCTTTAATTTGATCAGAGCTTTCCTCAATACCTCTAACCGCTTCAATAACCTCATCTACTGTATCGCCGCCGTCATGAGCATCAACAAGTAATTTCTTTGAAAAGCTATCTGCTTTATTAACACTCTTTGCCACTGATGTAATATTTGATATCATCTCTTCAATAGAAGCAGAAGTCTGTTCTACCGCTGATGACTGACGCTCCATATTATCATTAATCTTATAAATTGTCTGAAGCAGTTCTTCTACAGCAATAGAAGCTGAAGAAAATGCATGCCTCTGTTGGTCTGTTGAACTCGTTACATTTTGTATAGAAGTAATAATATTATTAACACTTGCTACACTCTCTGTAATGCTTGAACTTTGATCATTGATTCTATTCGTATTCTCATCAATAACTTTCTCTATTACTTTTATCTCATCAAAAACTTTATAGCTTTCTAATTTTAATTCTCCTATAAGATTGTCCAAACTTGATAAAAACAAATTAAAATTATAAACCAAAAGTCCAACCTCATCATTATTTTTAGAAGGTATCCTTTTCCTTAAATCGCCGTTTTTACCTATAAGATCTCTCGTAGATAAATTTGCTTTATTTATAGAGATTAAAAGAAGTTTTAATATAATCAAATATATAGCAAACAGCAATATAAATAAACATATATGAATAGAAGTATACCAAAATATATCTCTGTCTATATTAGATTCTTTAACTATAGTACTAATATCTTTATAAAATAAAGCAACTACATTAAGTTCGGATATATAAGAAGCTATAACTACAGACCTGCTGCCTTCTACAGAAACTATAGGAAATATTTGAAAAACTTTACTTCCAAGAGAATTTTCAAAATTTTCTACATTTGTACTTAATTCTGATGATGATGACAGTATAGAAGATGCACTTTCTGCTATATATCTGCTGTCAGAACCTAGTATTATATCCTTATTTTCTAATCTATATAATAAATGCGACCACTTAGATAGTGTATCATTATTTTTTATAAGTCTGGAAATACCTGATATATTATTTTCTGCTATAAAATATCCAATATTATTTCCAAATAATCTCAATGTAACATAAGATGAAATAAATATATTATTTCTGTCATATACATTAACATTCATAACTATATCATTATTTTCAATTTCATTTTCAAGGAAATTATGCATATATAATGCATCAGAACTTCTTGTTGTATATTTATCTGTACCTGCTTCTTTAGAAATAGTTAAAGAATAAGGTAAATCTGTATTAAGGTAAGGAGCTTCAATATTTAATGATATGCTGTCATATACATTCTTAAGTGTATTATTAAAATATGTCAGCCTGTCAAGAAATTCTGTTTGTATTATTTCTTTACTTATAACATCTCTGCCGTTATACATATTTAATATAAACTCTTTATATTCGTTCATATCATTTTTTATATTATTATTAAAAGAATTAATACGTCCATTTAAATATAAAACTTCATTTAAAGTATCGCTGCTTACCTTATCAAGATATGATGTTTCTTCTAAATTTATATAATTAAGAAGGAAAGTAAATATTAAAATAGAAAAGAACATATACACTATAAAGCCCAATTTAGCTATAAGAGGTATATAAAAAGTAATAACATTTTCTTCTAATTCAAAATTATGAGAAAACATCTTAAATATGAGCATAAATGCACATACCAAAAGAGAAGCATTAATTGTAGCAGCAAATACAGCCATTACAGTAGTATATAGGAAAAGTTTATTTACAATAGAGTAAATAGCAACTTCTATAACACTTCCAGTCAATGAAACTATAAAAAATACAAGAAGCAGTCTAAGTGCCAATTTTATTTCTACATTAGATTTCCATCTTTTTAGATATTTGAAAAAGAAAATAAAGGAAATTATAGCAAATATTATTTTTATTCCATAAATCTGCGGAATTTCTTTATATATAAAAAATAAAATAACATTCCAAACTACAATGTCTATTAATAAATAGATTGGAATAGTAAAAACTTTAAGTCTGCTTATAACATGTTGTTTAAGTTTCTCTAAGACCATAATATCCTCTATTTTGAATAATAATATAGAAAAAGCACTTCTATTTTGAATACTATTATATATTATCGTTTGTTTTTTATCAAAATTTATTTATCAAAAAATGGATCATATAATAAAAATTATACTCTTCCAACCTCATTAATAACTCTGCCCACTAAAGTATCATGAGTAGATATAGTTTTAGAGTTTAATTCATAAGCACGCTGTACTTCTATCATTCTTACCATTTCATTTACTGGATTAACATTGCTCATCTCTAAAAATCTTGATAATACTTTAGGTCTGTCTACACCTTTCTGTGCTATGTATGCAGGACCGCTTATATCTGTATCTACCCAGAAAGATTCTCCTTCTTTTTTTAAATATCTTTCATTATCAAAACGAACTATTTTTAAAGTATCAAGTATCTCTTCATCTTCCCATTCATTATCATTAAACTGTACAAATGTATTGCCGTCCTGATATCTTCTATTGATACTTACTCTGCCTTCTTCATCTATATTGAAGTTATTAGTTTTTATCTGTATATATCCATTTTCACCCATAACTTTATAGCCATGTTTAGTTACAAGATAATGATCTTTATCTATTAAAAAACTGCCGTTTCTTGTATAACGCTCCCCATGAGGAGTTTCTACAGCAAAAAATCCTTTATCCCCCAAAGCTATATCAAGCTGATTGCCAGTCTCTCTTAAAGAACCCTGCTCCCATTCTGTAAAAACCTCATTAACTTCTACACCTGTACCCATTCTTCCTACATAAGGTCTTACATCTGTTGAACCAAGCGGAAATATTACTACACCGTCATCTTCTGTTCTTGCTGCCATCATCTCTGGAAAAGATTTGAAGCTTACTGTATCTCTTTTAAATCCCGGTTTATCAACATTAGCCAAATTATTAGCTACTACATCAAGTCTTGCCTGTTCGGCCATCATGCCGCTTGCACCTGTATAAACACCTCTTACCATTTATAATCCCCCTAATTT from Brachyspira murdochii DSM 12563 encodes the following:
- a CDS encoding alanine/glycine:cation symporter family protein, encoding MVEMIAKINGIINSFVWGPVMLTLLVGTGIFLSIRTGFLQITKIPLWVKHTFGALAKKQDPDDNITPFQAVSTALASTVGTGNIAGVTTAIVAGGPGALFWMWFAAFFGMVTKYSEVLLAVHYRVKDSEGHHHGGPMYYISKGANLPWLGSIFAAFAALACFGAGNMTQTNAMAAVVNQNFGVPHIVTGVIVVALTAVIIIGGIKRIATVTEKLVPVMCVIYIVAGIVILIMNAGRIPHAFQRIFQEAFSLKQVGAGFMGYTIMMGMKFGFARGVFSNEAGLGTAPMAHGASNSKNPIEQGLWGIFEVLIDTFFVCTLTGLMAIIFLEMNQGTKLNGAELISASFGANLGHAGSVVLTISLILFAFSTFVGWSHYGVVALGYLTKRNKIASLSYRVIFLAVGIVGAVSQLDLIWAIADTLNGLMAIPNLIGLLILSPKIAQLTRDYLKDPNSTRMKD
- the alr gene encoding alanine racemase, which gives rise to MTNYTIAEVDLSILKNNIEIIHSIANGVKLLNIVKANAYGHGLVEISQASEQFGADALGVATVEEGIKIRESGVKLPIIVLFQHFKQEAELVCRYDLIPIISNDECLEYYDRYLKKYGGSLKLYIKVDTGLNRMGARAEDVLDLAKKVLSYSTLSIEGINTHYAAADMQDDYSREFTQRQIDIFNNVITTLKSNGIVINNVHTANSAALLSYKNTYFDMVRAGIILYGYTYDEAYDLGIKPILNLKSKVVLIRKIKKGESISYGMTWRADRDTNIAVVPIGYADGVSRKLSNNWEVKINGKYYPLRGRVCMDSIIIEIGNDDIKTEDDVLIFGNDKRLNANTLAKRIDSISHEVLVNIGDRVTRVYKNA
- a CDS encoding methyl-accepting chemotaxis protein; translated protein: MVLEKLKQHVISRLKVFTIPIYLLIDIVVWNVILFFIYKEIPQIYGIKIIFAIISFIFFFKYLKRWKSNVEIKLALRLLLVFFIVSLTGSVIEVAIYSIVNKLFLYTTVMAVFAATINASLLVCAFMLIFKMFSHNFELEENVITFYIPLIAKLGFIVYMFFSILIFTFLLNYINLEETSYLDKVSSDTLNEVLYLNGRINSFNNNIKNDMNEYKEFILNMYNGRDVISKEIIQTEFLDRLTYFNNTLKNVYDSISLNIEAPYLNTDLPYSLTISKEAGTDKYTTRSSDALYMHNFLENEIENNDIVMNVNVYDRNNIFISSYVTLRLFGNNIGYFIAENNISGISRLIKNNDTLSKWSHLLYRLENKDIILGSDSRYIAESASSILSSSSELSTNVENFENSLGSKVFQIFPIVSVEGSRSVVIASYISELNVVALFYKDISTIVKESNIDRDIFWYTSIHICLFILLFAIYLIILKLLLISINKANLSTRDLIGKNGDLRKRIPSKNNDEVGLLVYNFNLFLSSLDNLIGELKLESYKVFDEIKVIEKVIDENTNRINDQSSSITESVASVNNIITSIQNVTSSTDQQRHAFSSASIAVEELLQTIYKINDNMERQSSAVEQTSASIEEMISNITSVAKSVNKADSFSKKLLVDAHDGGDTVDEVIEAVRGIEESSDQIKEIVNVIQGIAEQTNLLAMNAAIEAAHAGEQGRGFSVVADEIRSLAEHTADNTKSITNIIKAITKRIEETVELASNSGKSLDNILDMSENTARVVSEINTANSELEVGGRDILETIRHLNNITTGVKESVKEQMNSGDVVDSQITLLDQITREVSDIIEANSAGAKEVVHAMSFLNELSVKTVEGNKEFYNATSKLNEIFSKFNELMSKFITNADNVEENDKKDNDSTDMSVDKKMDMELKSLEEEFKKDNEDFKSDEDVLQMLKDDYKNPEMFTM
- the flgF gene encoding flagellar basal-body rod protein FlgF; amino-acid sequence: MVRGVYTGASGMMAEQARLDVVANNLANVDKPGFKRDTVSFKSFPEMMAARTEDDGVVIFPLGSTDVRPYVGRMGTGVEVNEVFTEWEQGSLRETGNQLDIALGDKGFFAVETPHGERYTRNGSFLIDKDHYLVTKHGYKVMGENGYIQIKTNNFNIDEEGRVSINRRYQDGNTFVQFNDNEWEDEEILDTLKIVRFDNERYLKKEGESFWVDTDISGPAYIAQKGVDRPKVLSRFLEMSNVNPVNEMVRMIEVQRAYELNSKTISTHDTLVGRVINEVGRV